A single window of Kitasatospora sp. HUAS MG31 DNA harbors:
- a CDS encoding M4 family metallopeptidase, whose protein sequence is MSAWIVGAALVAVALPAGVASAGTDHSVQSVTLSVQPLAGALAAPLSAGEQSALLTAAESSAARTAAALQLDARETLKPRSVLKDADGTVHTRYDRTFSGLPVLGGDLVVHTAPDGAIKGVDKATEAPVAVASTMPALSAEAVKSFSVGRAEAAGAKEAKADSARSVIWAATGTPVLAWETVVGGLQHDGTPSKLHVITDAATGEKLFEHQAIETGTGTGQYNGQVTIGTTKSGTTWAMTDGGRGNHKTYDLKGAEDGTGTLFTDADDVWGNGQQSNRQTAGVDAAYGAQATWDYYKNVHGRSGIKGDGVGAYSRVHYGDSYVNAFWDDDCFCMTYGDGDNNANALTSLDVAAHEMTHGVTAATAGLEYSDESGGLNEATSDIMAAAVEFHVNSAVDPGDYLVGEKINIFGDGKPLRYMDKPSKDGRSKDSWYSGIGSIDVHYSSGPANHWFYLASEGSGAKVVNGVSYNSPTADNLPVTPIGRDAAARIWYRALTTYMTSTTDYAGARTATLKAAADLYGTNSVTYANTANAWAGIAVGSRIVQGVTVVNPGTRTTLVNKAASLQIQATSTNPGALAYSATGLPAGLAINASTGLISGTPTALGTNSVTVKATDSTGAGSTATFTWNVVSPTSTFENTADVQIPDQGAAVYSDIPVSGISGNAPGTLKVDVDIKHTWRGDLVVDLVAPDGTAYRLKDANMTDSADDVVAGYTVNASSETANGTWRLKVQDMYSSDSGYINSWKLTF, encoded by the coding sequence GTGAGTGCCTGGATCGTCGGCGCCGCGCTGGTCGCCGTCGCCCTCCCCGCCGGCGTCGCGAGCGCCGGGACCGACCACTCCGTCCAGTCGGTGACGCTCTCCGTCCAGCCGCTGGCCGGCGCGCTGGCCGCCCCGCTCAGCGCGGGCGAGCAGTCCGCGCTGCTGACCGCGGCCGAGTCCTCCGCCGCCCGGACGGCCGCCGCGCTGCAGCTGGACGCGCGCGAGACACTGAAGCCGCGTTCGGTGCTCAAGGACGCCGACGGCACGGTCCACACCCGTTACGACCGGACCTTCTCCGGACTCCCGGTCCTCGGCGGCGACCTGGTCGTGCACACTGCCCCCGACGGCGCGATCAAGGGCGTCGACAAGGCCACCGAGGCCCCGGTCGCGGTGGCCTCCACCATGCCGGCCCTCAGCGCCGAGGCGGTGAAGAGCTTCTCGGTCGGCCGGGCCGAGGCGGCCGGTGCCAAGGAGGCGAAGGCCGACTCGGCGCGGTCCGTCATCTGGGCGGCGACCGGGACCCCGGTGCTGGCCTGGGAGACGGTGGTCGGCGGCCTCCAGCACGACGGCACGCCCAGCAAGCTGCACGTGATCACCGACGCCGCCACCGGCGAGAAGCTCTTCGAGCACCAGGCGATCGAGACCGGTACCGGCACCGGCCAGTACAACGGCCAGGTGACCATCGGCACCACCAAGTCCGGCACGACCTGGGCCATGACGGACGGCGGCCGGGGCAACCACAAGACGTACGACCTGAAGGGCGCCGAGGACGGCACCGGCACGCTGTTCACCGATGCGGACGACGTCTGGGGCAACGGCCAGCAGAGCAACCGCCAGACCGCCGGCGTGGACGCCGCCTACGGCGCCCAGGCCACCTGGGACTACTACAAGAACGTCCACGGCCGCAGCGGCATCAAGGGCGACGGCGTCGGCGCGTATTCCCGCGTGCACTACGGCGACTCGTACGTCAACGCGTTCTGGGACGACGACTGCTTCTGCATGACCTACGGCGACGGCGACAACAACGCCAACGCGCTGACCTCGCTGGACGTCGCCGCGCACGAGATGACCCACGGCGTCACCGCCGCCACCGCCGGCCTCGAGTACTCCGACGAGTCCGGCGGCCTCAACGAGGCCACCTCCGACATCATGGCCGCGGCCGTGGAGTTCCACGTCAACTCGGCCGTCGACCCCGGCGACTACCTGGTCGGCGAGAAGATCAACATCTTCGGCGACGGCAAGCCGCTGCGCTACATGGACAAGCCCTCCAAGGACGGCAGGTCCAAGGACTCCTGGTACTCCGGCATCGGGTCGATCGACGTCCACTACTCCTCCGGCCCGGCCAACCACTGGTTCTACCTCGCCTCGGAGGGCAGCGGCGCCAAGGTGGTCAACGGCGTCTCCTACAACAGCCCGACCGCCGACAACCTGCCCGTCACCCCGATCGGCCGGGACGCCGCGGCGCGGATCTGGTACCGCGCGCTGACCACGTACATGACCTCCACCACCGACTACGCCGGTGCCCGCACCGCCACCCTTAAGGCCGCCGCCGACCTGTACGGGACGAACAGCGTCACGTACGCCAACACGGCCAACGCCTGGGCCGGCATCGCGGTCGGCAGCCGCATCGTCCAGGGCGTCACCGTCGTCAACCCCGGCACCCGGACCACCCTGGTCAACAAGGCCGCCAGCCTCCAGATCCAGGCCACCAGCACCAACCCCGGCGCCCTCGCCTACAGCGCCACCGGACTGCCCGCCGGCCTGGCCATCAACGCCTCCACCGGCCTGATCTCCGGCACCCCCACCGCCCTCGGCACCAACAGCGTCACGGTCAAGGCCACCGACAGCACCGGCGCCGGCTCCACGGCGACGTTCACCTGGAACGTGGTCTCCCCGACCAGCACCTTCGAGAACACCGCCGACGTCCAGATCCCCGACCAGGGCGCGGCCGTGTACTCGGACATCCCGGTCAGCGGGATCTCCGGCAACGCGCCCGGCACCCTCAAGGTGGACGTCGACATCAAGCACACCTGGCGCGGTGACCTGGTCGTCGACCTGGTCGCCCCCGACGGCACCGCGTACCGGCTCAAGGACGCCAACATGACCGACTCCGCGGACGACGTGGTCGCCGGCTACACGGTGAACGCCTCCAGCGAGACCGCCAACGGCACCTGGCGGCTCAAGGTCCAGGACATGTACTCCAGCGACAGCGGCTACATCAACAGCTGGAAGCTGACCTTCTGA
- the sph gene encoding sphingomyelin phosphodiesterase, protein MSQPLTRRTSRTAAAALTAAVLAVTPLALAPTAQAATQTKGAQTTVAPLNVLTYNVFLMSKNLYPNWGQDHRAQAIADADFFQGHDVVVLQEAFDNAASDALVARASDEYPYHTPVVGRSTSGWDATSGNYSSTTPEDGGVTLLSKWPILRKEQYVFKDACGADWWSNKGFVYAVLNVNGVRTHVVGTHLQSTDSGCSSGQPATVRAAQLKTIRAFLDNKRIPASEPVLVAGDLNVDSHGSEYDSMLADGNLAPASDRTGWWDSFDITDNSIAAYRYEGEPNEDLDYVLYRADHARPKEYTNDVHRFHSEPWSVWSWGKKYTYNDLSDHYPVIAG, encoded by the coding sequence ATGTCCCAGCCCCTCACCCGCCGCACCTCGCGCACGGCCGCCGCGGCCCTCACCGCAGCGGTCCTGGCCGTCACTCCGCTGGCCCTGGCCCCCACCGCCCAGGCCGCCACTCAGACCAAGGGCGCGCAGACCACCGTGGCGCCCCTGAACGTGCTCACCTACAACGTCTTCCTGATGAGCAAGAACCTGTACCCGAACTGGGGCCAGGACCACCGCGCCCAGGCGATCGCCGACGCGGACTTCTTCCAGGGCCACGACGTGGTGGTCCTCCAGGAGGCGTTCGACAACGCCGCCTCCGACGCGCTGGTCGCCCGGGCGTCGGACGAGTACCCGTACCACACCCCGGTGGTCGGCCGGTCGACCAGCGGCTGGGACGCCACCAGCGGCAACTACAGCTCCACCACCCCGGAGGACGGCGGCGTCACCCTGCTCAGCAAGTGGCCGATCCTGCGCAAGGAGCAGTACGTCTTCAAGGACGCCTGCGGCGCCGACTGGTGGTCCAACAAGGGCTTCGTCTACGCGGTGCTGAACGTCAACGGGGTGCGCACCCACGTGGTCGGCACCCACCTGCAGTCCACCGACTCGGGCTGCTCCAGCGGCCAGCCGGCCACCGTCCGGGCCGCCCAGCTGAAGACGATCCGGGCCTTCCTGGACAACAAGCGGATCCCGGCCTCCGAGCCGGTCCTGGTCGCCGGCGACCTCAACGTGGACTCCCACGGCTCCGAGTACGACTCCATGCTGGCCGACGGCAACCTGGCGCCGGCGAGCGACCGCACCGGATGGTGGGACTCCTTCGACATCACCGACAACTCGATCGCGGCCTACCGCTACGAGGGTGAGCCGAACGAGGACCTGGACTACGTGCTGTACCGGGCCGACCACGCCCGCCCGAAGGAGTACACCAACGACGTCCACCGCTTCCACAGCGAGCCGTGGTCGGTGTGGAGCTGGGGCAAGAAGTACACGTACAACGACCTGTCCGACCACTACCCGGTGATCGCGGGCTGA
- a CDS encoding ATP-binding protein — MAKVVEQGPPSPGGDLPFVGRQRDLDLLLAAVRHPPAVVLVEGEAGIGKSRLVREAAHVLSGEGGPVLIGFCHPLREPLPYGPVVDALRKAGDRLPTAGVPPTTGALAPLLPDLAGRLPPPPEPARDPHLERQRLVQAVRSFLAVLGPAVLVVEDLHWVDEATRDLLLMLARDLPEKLALVLTYRAEDLAPGIPVLGSAYRHPPGVSGTTLRLGALGEEDIRDLATATLGHHATRALGRALYQRSEGLPLVVEEDLITLREQGRQRGYQGAEERLHRADAPAGLREAVTERLVTLSPAGVAVVDAAAVLAVPVPEALLAAVAGLDPDEGAEGIIEAVAASVLRETDEGRYAFRHVLAQQVAYRNVPGPRRRRLHQRAIDELRAGHPVPLVQVAHHTLALGDRQAWLRAAEAAADQAVAVGDTGTAATLLRQILAEPHLDELRSRAALALARIAALGSDYTANAAMLRRILSEQRLPEATRGEIRLGLGLLLVTHAGDRAGFREIEQAADELASRPERAARAMIALAMNEWDGAVEQSEKWMTRAEAAVRDSPDDGIRAAVRATRITLMAKEGDPAVWELLEQLPWESEDQAVVQQIARAVHNAGAYTAELGQDTRARRLLAGNQERADRSGIPYLEVYGRSVLLGLDYLGGHWDGLEGRLAALAEEYPDLDLVGVERALLLGGLAAAQGRSSQAFEHFRAAAAYGERHSEVSVAFRSAAGLVGLWLAAGRAEEAAATAGPAVALLRETEAWPRSAGLLPAAVEAALAVGDRSGAERLADEAEHGLSGRETPAGDAELHLARGLLLRDAAPEEAVRHFTRARQGWQEIGRPYETARADERLGRIEAALRPGAEPRHLLDALETYTRLGASADVVRCRHRLSGLGTDRPAPPGRRGYGDRLSPREREVAEYLARGATNQEIATALFLSPRTVEQHVARVLRKLGTRRGAVGGALRDLEDGG, encoded by the coding sequence GTGGCGAAGGTCGTCGAGCAGGGCCCGCCCTCTCCGGGCGGGGATCTCCCGTTCGTGGGGCGGCAGCGGGATCTCGACCTGCTGCTGGCCGCGGTCCGGCACCCGCCGGCGGTCGTCCTGGTCGAGGGCGAGGCCGGGATCGGCAAATCCCGTCTGGTGCGCGAGGCGGCCCACGTGCTGTCCGGGGAGGGCGGCCCGGTCCTCATCGGCTTCTGCCATCCGCTGCGCGAGCCGCTCCCGTACGGCCCCGTGGTGGACGCGCTGCGCAAAGCCGGCGACCGGCTGCCCACGGCGGGCGTCCCGCCCACGACCGGCGCGCTCGCCCCGCTGCTGCCCGACCTGGCCGGCCGCTTGCCACCGCCCCCCGAGCCGGCTCGGGACCCCCACCTCGAACGCCAGCGGCTGGTCCAGGCCGTCCGGTCCTTCCTCGCCGTGCTCGGGCCCGCCGTGCTGGTGGTGGAGGATCTCCACTGGGTCGACGAGGCCACCCGTGACCTGCTCCTGATGCTCGCCCGGGATCTGCCCGAGAAGCTCGCCCTGGTCCTCACCTACCGGGCGGAGGACCTCGCTCCCGGGATCCCGGTGCTCGGCTCCGCGTACCGCCACCCGCCGGGGGTCAGCGGGACCACCCTCCGGCTCGGCGCCCTCGGCGAGGAGGACATCCGGGATCTGGCCACCGCCACTCTCGGCCACCACGCGACCCGGGCCCTCGGCCGGGCCCTCTACCAGCGCAGCGAGGGGCTGCCGTTGGTGGTGGAGGAGGACCTGATCACGCTGCGGGAGCAGGGCAGGCAGCGCGGCTACCAGGGCGCGGAGGAGCGGCTGCACCGGGCGGACGCGCCGGCCGGCCTGCGCGAGGCGGTCACCGAGCGGCTGGTGACGCTGTCCCCGGCCGGCGTGGCCGTGGTGGACGCGGCCGCCGTGCTCGCCGTCCCGGTTCCGGAGGCGCTGCTCGCGGCGGTGGCCGGGCTGGACCCGGACGAGGGCGCCGAGGGGATCATCGAGGCGGTGGCCGCCTCTGTCCTGCGGGAGACGGACGAGGGCCGGTACGCCTTCCGGCACGTGCTGGCCCAGCAGGTCGCCTACCGGAACGTCCCCGGGCCGCGGCGCAGGCGGCTGCACCAGCGGGCGATCGATGAGCTGCGGGCCGGGCACCCGGTCCCGCTGGTGCAGGTCGCCCACCACACGCTCGCCCTCGGCGACCGGCAGGCGTGGCTGCGCGCCGCCGAGGCGGCCGCCGACCAGGCCGTCGCCGTCGGCGACACCGGCACCGCGGCCACCCTGCTGCGGCAGATCCTCGCCGAGCCGCACCTGGACGAGCTCCGCTCGCGGGCGGCCCTCGCGCTGGCCCGGATCGCGGCCCTGGGCTCCGACTACACCGCGAACGCCGCGATGCTGCGCCGCATCCTGTCGGAGCAGCGGCTGCCCGAGGCCACCCGGGGCGAGATCCGGCTCGGCCTCGGCCTGCTCCTGGTCACCCACGCCGGGGACCGGGCGGGATTCCGGGAGATCGAGCAGGCCGCCGACGAGTTGGCGTCCCGCCCGGAGCGGGCGGCCCGGGCCATGATCGCCCTGGCCATGAACGAGTGGGACGGCGCGGTCGAGCAGTCCGAGAAGTGGATGACACGGGCCGAGGCCGCGGTCCGCGACAGCCCGGACGACGGCATCCGGGCCGCCGTTCGCGCGACCCGGATCACCCTGATGGCCAAGGAGGGCGACCCCGCGGTCTGGGAGCTGCTGGAGCAGTTGCCCTGGGAGTCCGAGGACCAGGCTGTGGTCCAGCAGATCGCCCGGGCCGTGCACAACGCCGGGGCGTATACCGCCGAACTCGGCCAGGACACCCGGGCCCGGCGGCTGCTGGCCGGGAACCAGGAACGCGCCGACAGGTCCGGCATCCCGTACCTGGAGGTGTACGGGCGCTCCGTCCTGCTCGGCCTGGACTACCTGGGCGGCCACTGGGACGGCCTGGAGGGACGTCTCGCCGCGCTCGCCGAGGAGTACCCCGACCTCGACCTGGTCGGGGTGGAGCGCGCCCTGCTCCTCGGCGGGCTGGCCGCCGCCCAGGGGCGCAGCAGCCAGGCGTTCGAGCACTTCCGCGCGGCGGCGGCGTACGGCGAGAGGCACTCCGAGGTGAGCGTGGCCTTCCGGTCGGCGGCCGGGCTGGTCGGCCTGTGGCTCGCCGCCGGCCGGGCGGAGGAGGCCGCGGCCACCGCCGGGCCGGCGGTAGCCCTGCTGCGCGAGACCGAGGCGTGGCCGAGGAGCGCCGGTCTGCTGCCGGCGGCGGTCGAGGCGGCGCTGGCCGTCGGGGACCGCAGCGGCGCCGAGCGGCTCGCGGACGAGGCGGAGCACGGGCTGAGCGGCCGGGAGACCCCGGCCGGGGACGCCGAACTCCACCTGGCCCGCGGCCTGCTGCTGCGCGACGCCGCGCCCGAGGAGGCGGTTCGGCACTTCACCCGGGCCCGTCAGGGGTGGCAGGAGATCGGCCGCCCGTACGAGACGGCCCGAGCCGACGAGCGGCTGGGGCGGATCGAGGCGGCGCTGCGGCCCGGCGCGGAGCCGCGGCACCTGCTCGATGCGCTGGAGACGTACACCCGGCTCGGGGCGTCGGCCGACGTCGTCCGCTGCCGGCACCGGCTGAGCGGACTCGGGACGGACCGACCGGCTCCCCCCGGCCGCCGAGGGTACGGGGACCGGCTCTCGCCACGCGAGCGGGAGGTGGCCGAGTACCTGGCGCGGGGGGCGACCAACCAGGAGATCGCCACGGCGCTGTTCCTCTCACCCCGGACGGTGGAGCAGCACGTGGCGCGGGTCCTGAGGAAGCTCGGCACCCGGCGCGGCGCGGTGGGCGGGGCGCTGCGCGACCTGGAGGACGGCGGCTGA
- a CDS encoding GDSL-type esterase/lipase family protein — protein MHRSSDPAVSGRRVRRTAAALALTFATAGVLVPAAPAHAAEDETPIAVSLGDSFISGEAGRWKGNSDTFTGSRDGTDRAYTGGSYDATTIYGGSYANGCDRSDSAEVISAFGAEEAVNLACSGAKTENILRESSGGEYFKGERPQADQLADLAARRRIDLVVLSVGGNDLGFQDVIAACVKSYQVWSSCRSAQQKSIDSKMGAAIAGVGNALDEIRAVMDDAGYDRSDYRIVLQSYPSPIPRASENRYPSSGWSRTTSGGCPIGDGDSNWVRDSLVPAMSERLAEVAADREVQFLDLQDLFQGHEVCSSASRLATSSNAPSASTSEWARFLTTGMSQGILRESVHPNYYGQLALGRCLALIKDEPADESFSCHNTANQGTSGVHLAPRY, from the coding sequence ATGCACCGAAGCAGCGACCCGGCCGTGTCCGGCCGCCGCGTGCGCCGTACCGCAGCCGCCCTCGCCCTCACGTTCGCCACCGCCGGCGTGCTCGTCCCGGCAGCCCCCGCCCACGCAGCCGAGGACGAGACCCCGATCGCCGTCTCGCTCGGGGACAGCTTCATCTCCGGTGAGGCGGGCCGCTGGAAGGGCAACAGTGACACCTTCACCGGCAGCCGGGACGGCACCGACCGTGCGTACACCGGCGGCAGCTACGACGCCACCACGATCTACGGCGGCAGCTACGCCAACGGCTGTGACCGCTCCGACTCCGCCGAGGTGATCAGCGCCTTCGGCGCCGAGGAGGCCGTGAACCTCGCCTGCTCCGGCGCGAAGACCGAGAACATCCTCCGGGAGAGCAGCGGCGGCGAGTACTTCAAGGGCGAGCGGCCGCAGGCCGACCAGCTCGCCGACCTCGCCGCGAGGCGCAGGATCGACCTGGTCGTCCTCTCCGTGGGCGGCAACGACCTGGGCTTCCAGGACGTGATCGCCGCGTGCGTCAAGAGCTACCAGGTCTGGTCCTCCTGCCGGTCCGCCCAGCAGAAGTCGATCGACTCCAAGATGGGCGCCGCCATCGCGGGCGTAGGAAACGCCCTGGACGAGATCCGCGCCGTGATGGACGACGCCGGCTACGACCGCTCCGACTACCGGATCGTCCTGCAGTCGTACCCGTCCCCGATTCCGCGCGCCTCCGAGAACCGCTACCCGTCCAGCGGCTGGAGCCGCACCACCAGCGGCGGCTGCCCGATCGGCGACGGCGACTCGAACTGGGTCCGCGACAGCCTGGTCCCGGCTATGTCCGAGAGGCTCGCCGAGGTCGCCGCCGACCGCGAGGTCCAGTTCCTCGACCTCCAGGACCTGTTCCAGGGCCACGAGGTCTGCTCCTCCGCCTCCCGGCTGGCCACCAGCAGCAACGCCCCGTCCGCGAGCACCAGCGAGTGGGCCCGATTCCTCACCACGGGAATGAGCCAGGGGATCCTCCGGGAATCCGTCCACCCCAACTACTACGGGCAGTTGGCCCTCGGCCGGTGTCTCGCCCTGATCAAGGACGAGCCCGCCGACGAGAGCTTCAGCTGCCACAACACCGCGAACCAGGGCACCTCCGGCGTGCACCTCGCCCCGCGGTACTGA
- a CDS encoding ATP-binding protein: MAISSLRLADADHDRPPALPPHRRPQAVTLRDAPASPSAVPALRRFACDTARRWEIPDEAVDRLALVVTELVTNAVLHSDSPDVLVAIEFDGAVLTVEVKDSGTWRSRRSARRIAEDDVTGGRGLDLVGRSTTWWHAFLSPLGTRVVACLAVRPLTA; this comes from the coding sequence ATGGCCATTTCCTCACTTCGCCTCGCAGACGCCGACCACGACCGGCCTCCGGCCCTGCCACCCCATCGCCGTCCGCAGGCGGTCACGCTCCGCGACGCTCCGGCGTCACCGTCCGCGGTCCCGGCTCTGCGACGCTTCGCCTGTGACACGGCCCGGCGGTGGGAGATCCCCGACGAGGCCGTCGACCGGCTGGCCCTGGTGGTCACCGAGCTGGTCACCAACGCGGTGCTGCACAGCGACAGCCCTGACGTCCTCGTCGCGATCGAGTTCGACGGAGCGGTCCTGACCGTCGAGGTCAAGGACTCGGGGACGTGGCGGAGCCGTCGGTCCGCCCGCCGCATCGCCGAGGACGACGTCACCGGCGGGCGCGGCCTGGACCTGGTCGGGCGCTCCACCACCTGGTGGCACGCCTTCCTCTCCCCGCTCGGCACCCGCGTCGTCGCCTGCCTGGCCGTCCGCCCGCTGACTGCCTGA
- a CDS encoding recombinase family protein, whose amino-acid sequence MATTPYAPASLPPAAYLRWLRPEEAARHGQREALRRFAARLGVPAPVFYEDHTSPGADATRCPPAFEALVHAVMGGSHRLLLIPGPWVFSGGEARVRLAVRVLTAAGCGRILMLPAPGGPARLRRMREGARPARAPR is encoded by the coding sequence ATGGCGACCACACCCTATGCACCCGCTTCCCTGCCGCCCGCCGCCTACCTGCGGTGGCTCCGACCCGAGGAGGCGGCCCGGCACGGCCAGCGCGAGGCCCTGCGGCGCTTCGCCGCCCGCCTCGGCGTCCCCGCCCCGGTTTTCTACGAGGACCACACCAGCCCGGGCGCGGACGCCACGCGCTGCCCGCCCGCGTTCGAGGCGCTCGTCCACGCGGTGATGGGCGGCTCCCACCGCCTGCTGCTGATCCCCGGGCCCTGGGTGTTCTCAGGTGGCGAGGCCCGCGTGCGGCTCGCGGTCCGCGTGCTGACCGCCGCCGGCTGCGGCCGCATCCTCATGCTCCCCGCCCCCGGCGGGCCGGCCCGCCTCCGCCGGATGCGCGAGGGCGCCCGGCCCGCCCGGGCCCCTCGCTGA